gattaggtagataggtcaggtgtttctcacatgtcggtgcagactcgatgggccgaagggcctcttctgcactgtaattctgtGAAATGTGTAGGTTTACATTATCAAGAAAGGATTGACAGACTGGGTCTCTTGAGAAGTGAAGGCtcaggggtgacttaattgaggtctttaaaatgattaaaggttttgatagagatgatgtttcctcttgtggggaagaacataactagagaccatcaatatgagagagtcaccaagaaatccaatggggaattcagaagaaacttcacccagagagtggtgagaatgtgtagcTCACTTCCACAGGGAGTGGGTGAAGTGAATAGCTTGGAtgtgtttaaggggaagctggacaagCATTTAACAGAGAAGAGAATACCAGGTTATGATGGTAGCTTTAGATctagagatgggaggaggctcgagtggaacataaacaccgatgtggactggttgggccaaatggcctgtttctgtgctgtggagcCTATGTAAGGCTTCAACTGATCGTCCAACATGTAGAGACACAAGGGCACCTGCTgtatggagaaaccatggaaatgtggggactttGGGAAGCGATTCAGTTGTCCGTTCCTGCTAGAACCACATCGATACCGTCATGCGGGGGAGAGGCTATTTATCAGCTCCATGTGTGGGAAATGATTCATCAAATCATCCAGACTGcagaaacaccagcgagttcacactggggagaaacaaTAAAacatgctgtgtgtgtgggaaggcatTGACTCAGTTACCCAGTCTCtggatacaccagcgagttcacacctgGGACTTGCTGTTCACCTGCATTGCTTGTGTATCCAGCCACATCTACAGCAAGTGCAGGAAAACCTCAGTAGTctgggagaaacagagttaatgtttcgagtccaatatgacttcttcctCAGCTCTGAATTAATATACCTGGataataaagctagtctcagtaatggtgaccatgacaactatcaaaaATTGTTATAAcaaaacccctctggttcactaatgtccttcaaggaaggaaatctgccatccttacctggtctggcttacatgtgactccagacccactgcaatgaaGTTggctcttgactgccctctgaattgtCTGAACAAGCTagtcagttgtattcaagaatgTGGTTCACACCAGCctattctcaagagcaattagggatgggcaacaaattctgaccttgtcagcaacacccacatattgaattcaaattccactagctaccatggcaggattcaatcCCAgacccccagaacattagcctgggtctctggagtactagtctagcgacaatagcactatgccattgcctcccctagcTGGAGGAGCAGGGGCTGCTACTCGGTCCTTCTGTCCTGCACCCTCTTCCTATTGGTCCAGAGCTGCGGTCAATTACCCATGTATTGTGAGCTGTCAGGTGAGAGGTCATtggatggagcctccttctctgctgttgtATTAGGAGATTGTATGATCTATAACAATATGATTCATAGTAAACATCATATGATTGAATCACAGAGCATGGAtggtgaccattcagcccattgtgcctgcaatGTCTCTGAAAATGTGATCAATCcgccccactctcctgctcttttccgAGACCCCTCCAAATCTTTCCTTATTAAATCAAGGTCCAAATCAGTTTTGAAAGTGACAacagaatctgcttccaccagtcaTTCAGACAATGTGTTCCAGATCATTGTAACTCACTGAGTAAAATAATCTCTACTCATCTTCACTCTGGATTTTTGCCAAttgttttaaatctgtgtcctgtggttacCAACCATCCTGCTAATGGAAACAATTTATCCCCATGTAGATGAAAACTCTTCAAAAATGTCCACACCTATTAAAtcactccttaaccttctctgctctaaagagaacaatcccagcttctccagcccctCCACATAGCTGAAACCTCTCATCCCTGTTCCTATTTTGGTAAActttccctgcaccctctccaaagccttaacatctttcctaaagtgtggtacacAGAACTAAACATGATATTTCAGTTTAGGATTAACCCCAGATTTATAAAGATTCAGGATAactgacttgcttttgtactccatgcctctattaataaatccAAGGAACGCATTAACTTTATTCAAATGGCTTGGTCAACTTGTCCTGTCGTATTCTAGGATCAGTTCACATAAGCTCCCAGGTCACTCTGTTTAGAATTGTACTATTTAGTTTAtgctgcctctcctcattcttccttccaaaatgcatcattgACTGTGAATCGGTTTGGGATGTTTTGAGGGCCTGAAAGGGGCTAAATGAACACTAGATCTTACTTTTTTACAGCTAATTTAAAGTTGTAGATTTTGCTCCAAAGATGAAATTGAGATTGATATTCAAACTTAACTAGTTTACTGTAGAAAGAACTTCAGTTGGGAGTCAGTGAATTAAGAGGAAAGATCCCAGACAGCGGTTCTTCAAGGTACACTCCAAACCCAACAGCTCAATCAGTTCCACTCTCAGCTCAGGAGACCTCAATAACTCCACATACTGTCTGCAGGGGAGTTCTCCAGGTGCCGTGGGGCCAACATTCATGTTTTAACTGATACCACCAAAGAAATTGGACTTATTGGTTATTCATCTAATTGCTTTTTTCAGAATCTTACTTTGTGCAAACTGTCGTGAAAGagaaacaacttgtatttatagaaCACGTTTGTTGTAATAAAACTtcacaaggtgcttcagaggagttTCATAAAGCAAAATTAGAGACCGAGTCACTAAGGGCGATGTTAAGGTCGATGGCCAAAAGTTGGATTCGAgaggcagattgtatcaaacatcTTTAATCAGGAGAGTGgccgagaggtttagggaaggaatttcagagcttcaggctgtacgtggcgcaggtctggcccattccacactcctgcgtgatggcgatcacccgagccatctttcactttatctggaggcCGAAAATAGGtcatgtccgcagggacacgatgtacaagcttCTAGATAAGGGGGGagaaaacatgcccaacatcgccctcatccagATGGCCatctttgtgtgcagctgcatcaagctgtgcgtagactctgggtatgcaaacaccaagtatcactacatgctgaggttctatctATCCCTGGTGtggcgaaggatgggtctggccatgctgctgtggaacgctccaagtagttggaccatgccataccacccgtccctcatggaaaaatttatgcagacaaacacctttgaccacaagtccatcaggcagtggttggcacgtaacgtcttagaggccctgtgggaaaaggagttggtggatcctgtcagatggttccccgagcagactgtcaaagtcatttggcagaatgcctcatcgccagaactttccaacaagcaccaagatgtagcttggctggtggtgagaaaggccctccccatcagatccttccaacattctaggagtctcatcccctctgcacattgcccttgaggtggctgtggtggagacaagactgttgttcacctccttgtggattgtgcctttgcaaagaaggtctggagagaaatgcaatggtttctgtcgaggtgacacgggactctgtgctctacgggctgttccagggacacacaccgagacaaacatcaactgcagctggaggaccatcaactcggtgaaagacgctctttggtctgctcgaaacttgttggtcttccagcgcgaAGTTatccccgaccaagtgttgcagactggcacattccaaggtccaggactatgtgctgagggacacactaaagcttggggcagctgccgcaaaggtgcaatggggaaaggtcgctaagacctttcagccatatgcaccgaggggctgggaaaggtataaacccctcaggctgtatgGCTCACAaaaaatgtatgcattgaattgcactaattgtattgaagcacctcagagtgcaacatgatgtatgttgataacttcaataccattgcactgtctgactgtctgtaatgaccacattgaaatgattgtaatattaattgattgtattgaagcacctcgtgatccatgtgtaaaagttgaatctgattgcaatttagaaatgttttgtaacacTCTTCcagaaattttatgaataaagtatatttttccaaaaaaattcAGAGCTTCATGCCTAGGCCCCGCCACCAATGCTGtggtaattaaaatcagggatgttcgaAGAGGCCAGAATAAGGGGAGCGCAGGTATCTTAGAGGACTGTGAaactggagattacagagatagagacggGGCCATGGCAGGATGTGAAAACaagaatgtgaattttaaaatcgaggcattgcttgatctggagccaatgtagatcagtgagcacagggctgatgggcgaatgggacttggtgtgagaaagcacatgggcagcagagttttggatgagatcATGTTTCTGTGTagggacagagagaatgtgagaggctAGTCAGGAATGTTTTGGAATggtcaagtctaaaggtaacacgcgcatggatgagggtttcagcagcagatgagctgggatGGGGTGGAGACAGGCGACGTTATGGAGATTGAAATGTCTGGTATTAGATGGTGTGGATATGTCGTCAGaaactcatcttggggtcaaatctgacaccaagattgtgaagagtgtggttcagcctcagacagttcccagggagagggatggactcGGTAGTTAGGGAACGGAATTTGTAGTGATGACCGGCGACAacggctttggtcttcccaatttttaattgcaggaaatttctgctcatccagtactggatgtcggataaacagtttgataatttagtaacagtggaggaatggagagggatggtggtgaggtagagctgggcgttgtcaatgtacatgtgaaaactaacacggtgcttttggatgatgtcacctactggcagcatgtagatgagaaataggagggaccaaggatagatccttgggggacaccaagttcaagaactttggagaggaaagggaggttggagatggggcggTAGTTTGCAAAAATGATGAGGTGAAGGGTTGTTTTGTTTTAGGGCGGATAATGACAGTGCATTTAAAGGCaagagggactttatcaaaagagagagagaaccatgAACAATATCAGCTAATGTGGGGAAGATGGATGGTCGGTAGTTTAGTGAGAATAGGGTCAAGGGAGCAGAAGGTGTgtttcatggacaagatgagctctgaGGGAGATAGAGgataggagagaaactggagaaagatgtgAATTCAGGGCTTAGACAAGGGGGAACTTTAGAGGCAGTTTGTCCCAGTGGGCTAGTGGaagagagggaagcagcagaggcagctgattggattgtctcaatcttagtgacaaggaagctccatgagctcctcacacttgttgctGGAGCTCTGGATGGATGAGACAGGGAAAGCAAGAGTTTTCAAAAGGACCTAACACGTTAGAGATATTAAAAAGATTCAACACATTTTGTTTAGCACAAAGCTGTTTTATTTGACTTTTATCCACAGTATTAATAACACAATAACTGGGCTAaagtttattaacatcagcagaaacagaccccaaTGAACAACGGTTCACCCCAAATATGATTAACAGAAAAATCCAATCATTATCGTTACTTGTGAACTCGTTGGTGTAGCAGCaggttggataactgagtgaaccTCTTCCcgcactcagaacaggtgaacggcttctccccagtaTGAATTCGCTGATGTGTCAGTAGGTGGGATGACTGACTGAAccccttcccacattcagcacaggtgaacggcctctccccagtgtgagtgcgctggtgtgtcagcaggtgggatgaccgagtgaatcccttcccacagtcggagcaggtgaacggcctctccccagtgtgaactcgctggtgttccaGCAGagtggatgaccgagtgaatcccttcccacactcggagcaggtgaatggcctctctgcggtgtgaactcgctggtgtacaaTCAGATCAGGTGATCGCCTAAACCCAGCCCCACaatgagagcacctgaacggccTCTCGCCAGTGTGAAGACGTTGATGAAACATCAGTTCCCAGGAACTTTTAAAGCCCTTCCTGCAGTCTGGGCACTTaaaaggtctctccccagtgtgaatacgctggtgtgtcagcaggtgagaTGAGTgagcaaatcccttcccacaatttgAGCAGATGAACGGtcgctccccagtgtgaattcgctggtgtacagtgaggaCAGATAATGTCTTGAACCCAgttccacagtgagagcacctgaacggtctctcgtcagagtgaacacgttgatggccaGTCAGTTCCCGGGgacttttatagcacttcccgcAGTCTGGACATTTGAAAGgcctctcgtcagtgtgaacttgTTGATGTTGCAGCAGGGTTGATgaacaagtgaatcccttcccacactcagagcaggtgaacggcctctccccagtgtgaactcgctgatgattttccagctcagatgggtaattaaatcccttcccacagtccccacatttccacggtttctctcTGTTGAGACGGCATTTGTGTTCTGACAAGTCAGATGATtggctgaagcctcgtccacacacagaacacgtgtacgGTTTCTCCTCACTGTGAACAGTGCTTtctccttccatgttcaaaatccgaTGGTATTCAGATTATGATAAATTAGGCAACTCTGTCAGATTTTGATGTGATGATTGATTTGAGTTTCccgactgcaaatcctcccctttaataccctgtgaaattgaattaaaacagaaaaaaaggagtgagagagaacccacaaaaacataAAGGCAAATTGTGAATATGGTAATTTGTGGGGCTGGCATTAGGAagaagtgaccatgaaaactgctgaattgttgtaaaaacccagctggatGACTAATGTCCTTCAAGAAAGGGAACCTGccacctggtctgggcctacacaaGACTAGATGggagaagagagcaagagagacaagcagtagggtgggagaggcaaggggtgaAGAAGGGAGATTTTACATAACTACAACTCAACCAGAACTTTCAGAGAACCTCCCAAATTCTCAACCTCCATCACTTAgagggacaaggacagcaggcataTGTGAAGACcatcatctccaagttcccctcccaagtcACATATTGTCCTGACttctctgacatccagtactggatgaacagaaatttccctcatttaaatattgagaagacgaaagccattgtcttcagtccccgccacaaactccactccctgaccaccaactccatcccagccctggcaactgtctgagactgaatcagactgttcacaacaatggtgaaatatttcaccccaaactgagcttccaaccacatatcagCTTCATCACCATTACTGAATGTTTTCAGCTCCGACTCTGCCCTGgtcccagctcatctgctgcttaaactctcatccattcctttgttacctctaaacttaactatcccaacacactgccagcctcccacattcaaTCTCCCTGTAATCTTGAGGTCATCTGCTTCTGTGTGTTTACTCAGACCAAGTCTCATCCAGCCATCACCCTCGTACTCACTGATCTACAAAGGCTCTTGATTCATAAAACTCCTGTGAAGCAGCCTGAAAAGGTCTAATACATGAAAGGCACTGTACAAATACGAATTATTACTGTTGATTTTGGACAGATACCACTGTATCCTGTAACTTTATCTAACATCATTGTGGGAGCacattcaccacatggactgcagcggttcaagaaggtcaaaCATCATCTTCTCCACAGGTAACTGGGGATGGGAAATATCTGCTGCTGGTCTTGTTAGTGAAagtgcaggggagtgggactagctgatttgctcttgcagagagcgaGCACAGGCAGGACGGGCTGAATAGCATCGGCCTGTA
Above is a window of Carcharodon carcharias isolate sCarCar2 chromosome 27, sCarCar2.pri, whole genome shotgun sequence DNA encoding:
- the LOC121270236 gene encoding zinc finger protein 239-like, translated to MEGESTVHSEEKPYTCSVCGRGFSQSSDLSEHKCRLNREKPWKCGDCGKGFNYPSELENHQRVHTGERPFTCSECGKGFTCSSTLLQHQQVHTDERPFKCPDCGKCYKSPRELTGHQRVHSDERPFRCSHCGTGFKTLSVLTVHQRIHTGERPFICSNCGKGFAHSSHLLTHQRIHTGERPFKCPDCRKGFKSSWELMFHQRLHTGERPFRCSHCGAGFRRSPDLIVHQRVHTAERPFTCSECGKGFTRSSTLLEHQRVHTGERPFTCSDCGKGFTRSSHLLTHQRTHTGERPFTCAECGKGFSQSSHLLTHQRIHTGEKPFTCSECGKRFTQLSNLLLHQRVHK